The Mycolicibacterium flavescens genome has a segment encoding these proteins:
- a CDS encoding acyl-CoA synthetase (AMP-forming)/AMP-acid ligase II → MSRFTEKMYRNARTVTTGMVTGEPYEPVRHTWGEVHERARCVAGGLEKAGIGLGDAVGVLAGFPVEIAPTAQGLWMRGASLTMLHQPTPRTDLAVWAEDTMNVVRMIEAKAVIVSEPFMVAVPVLQEQGITVLTVSDLMASDPIDPIDVGEDDLALMQLTSGSTGSPKAVQITHRNIYSNAEAMFIGAEYDVEKDVMVSWLPCFHDMGMVGFLTIPMYFGAELVKVTPLDFLRDTLLWAKLIDKYKGTMTAAPNFAYALFAKRLRRQAKPGEFDLSTLRFALSGAEPVEPADVEDLLDAGKPFGLKPDAILPAYGMAETTLAVSFSPCGAGLVVDEVDADLLAALRRAVPATKGNTRRLASLGPLLRDLEARVIDEQGNVMPPRGVGVIELRGESLTPGYITMGGFIPAQDEHGWYDTGDLGYITDEGNIVVCGRVKDVIIMAGRNIYPTDIERAACRVEGVRPGCAVAVRLDAGHSRETFAVAVESNAWQDPVEVRRIEQQVAHEVVGEVDVRPRNVVVLGPGTIPKTPSGKLRRSTSVSLVT, encoded by the coding sequence GTGAGCCGATTCACCGAGAAGATGTACCGCAATGCCCGCACCGTGACGACGGGCATGGTCACCGGTGAACCGTACGAACCCGTCCGCCACACCTGGGGCGAGGTGCACGAGCGCGCCCGCTGCGTCGCAGGCGGCCTCGAGAAGGCCGGTATCGGACTCGGCGACGCGGTCGGCGTGCTGGCCGGCTTCCCCGTGGAGATCGCCCCGACCGCCCAGGGCCTGTGGATGCGCGGCGCCAGCCTGACCATGCTGCACCAGCCCACCCCGCGCACCGACCTCGCGGTCTGGGCCGAGGACACGATGAACGTCGTGCGGATGATCGAGGCCAAGGCCGTCATCGTCTCTGAACCGTTCATGGTCGCCGTCCCGGTGCTCCAAGAGCAGGGCATCACGGTCCTCACCGTGTCGGACCTGATGGCCTCCGATCCGATCGACCCGATCGACGTCGGCGAGGACGATCTCGCGCTGATGCAGCTGACCTCCGGCTCCACGGGCTCGCCCAAGGCGGTCCAGATCACGCACCGCAACATCTACTCCAACGCCGAGGCGATGTTCATCGGCGCCGAGTACGACGTCGAGAAGGACGTCATGGTCAGCTGGCTGCCGTGCTTCCACGACATGGGCATGGTCGGCTTCTTGACCATCCCGATGTACTTCGGCGCGGAACTGGTCAAGGTCACCCCGCTGGACTTCCTGCGCGACACCCTGCTGTGGGCCAAGCTCATCGACAAGTACAAGGGCACGATGACCGCGGCGCCGAACTTCGCCTATGCGCTGTTCGCCAAGCGGTTGCGCCGCCAGGCCAAGCCGGGTGAGTTCGACCTGTCCACGCTGCGGTTCGCGCTGTCGGGCGCCGAGCCCGTCGAGCCCGCCGACGTCGAGGACCTGCTGGATGCCGGCAAGCCATTCGGCCTGAAGCCCGACGCCATCCTGCCCGCCTACGGCATGGCCGAGACCACGCTCGCGGTGTCGTTCTCTCCGTGCGGCGCGGGACTGGTGGTCGACGAGGTCGACGCCGATCTGCTGGCCGCGCTGCGCCGCGCCGTACCCGCGACAAAGGGCAACACCCGCCGGCTGGCCTCGCTGGGACCGCTGCTGCGCGACCTCGAGGCCCGCGTCATCGACGAGCAGGGCAACGTGATGCCGCCGCGCGGCGTCGGTGTGATCGAGCTTCGCGGTGAATCACTGACCCCCGGCTACATCACCATGGGCGGATTCATCCCGGCGCAGGACGAGCACGGCTGGTACGACACCGGCGACCTCGGCTACATCACCGACGAAGGCAACATCGTCGTGTGCGGCCGGGTCAAGGACGTCATCATCATGGCCGGCCGCAACATCTACCCGACCGACATCGAGCGCGCCGCATGCCGTGTCGAGGGGGTCCGGCCGGGATGCGCCGTCGCGGTGCGTCTCGACGCGGGCCACTCGCGGGAGACGTTCGCCGTCGCGGTGGAGTCCAACGCCTGGCAGGATCCCGTCGAGGTGCGCCGGATCGAGCAGCAGGTCGCCCATGAGGTGGTCGGCGAGGTCGACGTGCGTCCGCGCAACGTCGTCGTGCTCGGACCCGGCACCATCCCGAAGACGCCGTCGGGCAAGCTGCGCCGCAGCACCTCGGTCTCGCTCGTCACCTAG
- the drrA_1 gene encoding daunorubicin resistance ABC transporter ATP-binding subunit: MSGDTFGVMPSAPAIEAIDLVKRFGDGEPAVDGVTFTVPPGTVLGLLGPNGAGKTTTVRMMTTLTAPTSGTARVAGYDVVREPDQVRRNMGLTGQVATVDELLTGRENIRMIGGLYGIRKRDLIKLGDQLLEQFSIADAADRVVKSYSGGMRRRLDLAVSLLASPPVLFLDEPTTGLDPRSRSELWDALRGLVEQGTTLLLTTQYLEEADQLADNILVIDKGRIIAEGSPLELKQQAGNASLVVTVTSTEDLSAAQALLAADGSEVFVNAGARELTAAAEGLDDMIRVAAMLRDNDIAVDDIGLSRPSLDDVFLSLTGHRSEEEDGA, translated from the coding sequence GTGAGTGGCGATACGTTCGGTGTCATGCCTTCCGCTCCCGCCATCGAGGCGATCGATCTTGTGAAGCGCTTCGGCGACGGCGAACCGGCCGTCGACGGCGTCACCTTCACCGTTCCCCCCGGTACGGTGCTCGGGCTGCTGGGCCCGAACGGCGCCGGCAAGACCACCACCGTGCGGATGATGACGACGTTGACCGCACCGACCAGCGGCACCGCCCGCGTCGCCGGCTACGACGTCGTGCGCGAACCCGATCAGGTGCGCCGCAACATGGGCCTGACCGGGCAGGTCGCCACCGTCGACGAGCTGCTCACCGGCCGCGAGAACATCCGGATGATCGGCGGGCTCTACGGCATCCGCAAGAGGGACCTCATCAAACTGGGTGATCAACTGCTGGAACAGTTCTCGATCGCCGACGCCGCCGATCGCGTGGTGAAGTCCTACTCGGGCGGCATGCGTCGCCGGCTCGATCTCGCGGTGAGCCTGCTCGCCTCGCCGCCGGTGTTGTTCCTCGACGAGCCGACCACCGGCCTGGACCCTCGCAGCCGCAGCGAATTATGGGACGCGCTAAGAGGTCTCGTCGAGCAGGGCACCACGCTGCTGCTGACCACGCAGTACCTCGAAGAGGCCGATCAGCTGGCCGACAACATCCTGGTGATCGACAAGGGGCGCATCATCGCCGAGGGTTCGCCACTTGAGCTCAAACAGCAGGCAGGCAATGCCAGCCTTGTCGTCACCGTGACGAGCACCGAGGACCTCTCCGCGGCCCAGGCGCTGCTCGCCGCGGACGGTAGCGAAGTGTTCGTCAACGCAGGCGCACGCGAGTTGACCGCGGCCGCCGAGGGCCTCGACGACATGATCCGCGTCGCGGCGATGCTGCGCGATAACGACATCGCCGTCGACGACATCGGGTTGTCGCGACCGAGCCTCGACGACGTCTTCCTCTCGCTGACCGGTCACCGCAGCGAAGAGGAGGACGGTGCATGA
- the drrB gene encoding ABC-type multidrug transport system, permease component — protein sequence MTIEGDMTTVAPPAHAQRKRVAIRRTNITQQSWIMVKRNMIHTKRMPEMLSDVTTQPIMFVLLFAFVFGASIPNPGGTNYREFLLPGIQAQTIVFSAFVVASGITADIEKGIIDRFRSLPISRSSVLIGRSIASLIHSSLGVVVMALTGLAIGWRIRGSVAEAVLAFALVLVFGFGMIWFGILIGSLLRTVEAVNGVMFTVLFPITFLANTFVPTEPMPHWLRVIAEWNPVSSLAQAMRELCGNGGPAPDSAQLPLHHPVLATILWSLLLTAVFAPFALRAYARRTGS from the coding sequence ATGACCATCGAAGGTGACATGACTACCGTGGCGCCACCGGCACACGCCCAAAGGAAACGGGTCGCGATTCGACGAACCAACATTACCCAGCAGTCTTGGATCATGGTCAAGCGCAACATGATCCACACCAAGCGCATGCCCGAGATGCTGAGCGACGTCACCACCCAGCCCATCATGTTCGTGTTGCTGTTCGCGTTCGTATTCGGCGCGTCGATACCCAACCCGGGAGGCACCAACTACCGCGAGTTCCTGCTGCCGGGCATCCAGGCGCAAACTATCGTGTTCTCGGCATTCGTCGTGGCATCCGGTATCACCGCCGACATCGAGAAGGGCATCATCGACCGGTTCCGCTCGCTGCCCATCTCGCGATCGTCGGTGCTCATCGGTCGCAGCATCGCCAGCCTGATCCACTCGTCGCTGGGCGTGGTGGTGATGGCGCTGACGGGCCTGGCGATCGGCTGGCGCATCCGCGGCAGCGTCGCCGAGGCGGTGCTGGCCTTCGCTCTGGTCCTGGTCTTCGGTTTCGGAATGATCTGGTTCGGCATCCTGATCGGCTCACTGCTGCGCACCGTCGAGGCCGTCAACGGCGTGATGTTCACCGTCTTGTTCCCGATCACGTTCCTGGCCAACACATTTGTCCCGACCGAGCCGATGCCTCACTGGCTGCGGGTCATCGCCGAGTGGAACCCGGTGTCGTCGCTGGCTCAAGCGATGCGCGAACTGTGCGGCAACGGCGGACCCGCGCCCGACAGTGCGCAGCTGCCGCTGCACCATCCGGTGCTGGCGACCATCCTCTGGTCCCTGCTGCTGACGGCGGTCTTCGCGCCGTTCGCCCTGCGCGCCTACGCCCGCCGCACCGGCAGCTAG
- a CDS encoding putative aminoglycoside phosphotransferase gives MAGIALVKRDLEATRARLRDWFANRHTDEVVLSELRPANRAAGWSSETLVFNVETGGRNSEHVIRIPPAGGGIFPEYDLDAQSATQRLLHEHGVATPSPIVYEPYESWIGSKFLVMPRIVGHTPSDTSYATRGWLHDAGMTVQRRVHDSFLETMARLHRVPPEQAPWLARPQGVGVSAELEWWREYVRWGTDDQVPDVITEAFDWLTRRTPSATTDLSICWGDARLSNAIFDDSGELVGALDWEQACVCPAEADVAWWLATRKQMLEVNGLDLDPELEGFDSRASVIGRYEEMLGRPLEDLDWYEIFAMVRMGCCILRTQVLLRATGQSEHFLTRAPILPAWTVAAIRA, from the coding sequence ATGGCGGGCATCGCTCTGGTCAAACGCGACCTCGAGGCCACCCGCGCCAGGCTGCGGGACTGGTTCGCCAACCGGCACACCGACGAGGTCGTCCTATCCGAACTACGGCCGGCGAACCGGGCCGCGGGCTGGTCGAGCGAAACACTGGTGTTCAACGTCGAAACCGGCGGACGCAACAGTGAGCACGTCATCCGGATACCGCCTGCGGGCGGCGGGATCTTTCCCGAATACGACCTCGACGCGCAGTCCGCGACGCAGCGACTTCTCCACGAACACGGTGTCGCGACGCCGTCACCGATCGTCTACGAGCCCTACGAGTCGTGGATCGGCTCGAAATTCCTTGTGATGCCACGGATCGTCGGCCACACACCGTCGGACACCAGCTATGCCACGCGCGGTTGGCTGCACGACGCCGGCATGACCGTGCAGCGCCGAGTGCACGACTCATTCCTGGAAACAATGGCGCGCCTGCATCGGGTGCCGCCCGAACAGGCCCCGTGGCTGGCCCGACCCCAGGGAGTCGGTGTCAGCGCCGAGCTCGAGTGGTGGCGCGAGTACGTCAGGTGGGGCACTGATGACCAGGTCCCCGATGTCATCACCGAAGCCTTCGACTGGCTGACGCGCCGCACACCCTCCGCCACAACTGATTTGAGTATCTGCTGGGGCGATGCGCGGTTGTCCAACGCGATCTTCGACGACTCCGGCGAACTCGTTGGCGCGCTGGACTGGGAGCAGGCCTGCGTCTGCCCCGCGGAAGCCGATGTCGCGTGGTGGCTGGCCACCCGAAAGCAGATGCTCGAGGTCAACGGCTTGGACCTCGACCCCGAACTCGAAGGCTTCGACAGCCGCGCTTCGGTTATCGGACGCTACGAGGAGATGCTCGGCAGGCCGCTCGAAGATCTCGACTGGTACGAGATATTCGCGATGGTCCGCATGGGGTGTTGCATCCTGCGGACGCAGGTCCTGTTGCGGGCGACCGGGCAGTCGGAGCACTTCCTCACCCGGGCGCCGATCCTGCCCGCATGGACGGTGGCCGCGATTCGCGCCTAG
- a CDS encoding alpha/beta hydrolase: protein MTRPQALTFGDIDDHDRPLAVLVHGFPDTPFTWRHLGPHLVGRGYRVIAPWLPGFDTLVSHPVSVGTYVRHVRQVAHASGADDRAVLIGHDWGAHAGYGVVAGSAPVFGRFVALAVPPIGVLATGLFTYRQLKRSFYIWFIQQVGLAEAALLAPGFWESLWADWSPGYDCAEDIAELRRHVTAENITDVVGPYRASFNPEFGDPEAADETAATAVPPPVPTLYLHGRDDGAIGAELLADLDEYLTTAGSSHEIIDGVGHFLHLEQPELIAAKISDWLDAG, encoded by the coding sequence GTGACCCGACCGCAGGCGCTCACCTTCGGCGACATCGACGACCACGACCGGCCACTGGCTGTCCTGGTTCACGGCTTCCCCGACACCCCGTTCACGTGGCGCCACCTCGGACCGCATCTGGTCGGCCGCGGCTATCGCGTCATCGCGCCGTGGCTCCCCGGATTCGACACACTGGTCAGCCACCCGGTCAGCGTCGGCACGTACGTGCGCCACGTACGCCAGGTCGCCCACGCGAGCGGAGCCGACGACCGCGCGGTGCTGATCGGTCACGACTGGGGTGCGCACGCGGGCTACGGCGTGGTCGCGGGCTCGGCCCCGGTCTTCGGGCGTTTCGTCGCGCTCGCCGTACCGCCGATCGGTGTGCTGGCGACCGGCCTGTTCACCTATCGGCAGCTCAAACGGTCGTTCTACATCTGGTTCATCCAGCAGGTCGGGTTGGCCGAGGCGGCGTTGCTCGCGCCGGGATTCTGGGAGTCCCTGTGGGCGGACTGGTCACCGGGATACGACTGCGCCGAAGACATCGCCGAACTGCGCAGGCACGTCACCGCCGAGAACATCACCGACGTCGTCGGGCCGTACCGCGCGTCGTTCAATCCGGAGTTCGGCGATCCCGAAGCCGCCGACGAGACCGCGGCGACGGCCGTGCCGCCCCCGGTCCCGACGCTCTACCTACATGGCCGCGACGACGGCGCGATCGGCGCCGAGCTGCTCGCCGACCTGGACGAGTACCTGACGACCGCCGGGTCGTCGCACGAAATCATCGACGGAGTCGGGCACTTCCTGCACCTCGAACAGCCCGAGCTGATCGCGGCCAAGATCAGCGACTGGCTGGACGCGGGGTGA
- a CDS encoding transcriptional regulator has protein sequence MARTEDAEQSTRRRILAATFVVLARDGRRKLQLSDVAAQAGVSRPTLYRHFGSKEGLLEAFGLYEQDNFDAGIASAMAGLVGRDRLDAALRFIVEFQSTYSLGSLADTEPEHVLAQMRRVLPIMHERIARIIPGDNKDVAAAAVVRIAVCHYLLGGASPENFLAELRHAAGLDAARNGRSASLTPRPASR, from the coding sequence GTGGCCCGCACCGAGGATGCCGAGCAGTCGACGCGGCGGCGCATCCTCGCGGCCACTTTCGTCGTGCTGGCCCGTGACGGTCGGCGGAAGCTGCAGCTGTCCGATGTCGCCGCCCAGGCGGGCGTCTCCCGCCCGACGCTGTACCGCCACTTCGGTTCCAAGGAGGGGTTGCTCGAGGCGTTCGGCCTCTACGAACAGGACAACTTCGATGCGGGAATCGCGAGCGCGATGGCGGGCCTCGTGGGCCGCGACCGCCTCGATGCGGCGTTGCGCTTCATCGTCGAGTTCCAGAGCACCTACTCCCTAGGATCGCTCGCCGATACCGAACCCGAACACGTGCTCGCGCAGATGAGGCGTGTGCTGCCGATCATGCACGAGCGGATCGCACGGATCATCCCCGGCGACAACAAGGACGTCGCCGCGGCGGCCGTGGTGCGCATCGCGGTGTGCCACTACCTGCTCGGAGGAGCCAGCCCCGAGAACTTCCTCGCCGAACTGCGCCACGCCGCAGGCCTCGACGCCGCGCGCAACGGCCGTTCCGCATCGCTCACCCCGCGTCCAGCCAGTCGCTGA
- a CDS encoding metal-dependent hydrolase translates to MTDLIVRKIGWEFDASVPFMWQPANPNFGLFCNAFTFIAVPFERYIVSAVRMAADRLAESPGVAEEAEGFLKQEAQHAAAHRKHMLALIDRYPDLEQCYADACAAYDELLRNEPVAFHLAYVANLEATFTPLFKVILDHRDSLFGGGDVRVASLMMWHFVEEIEHRSSGLILCNHVNPHPWSRVKHIKRTFSHVAAIADAIATVFDEVVPIEDRGVSTRELLSGDFLTGELKHRLPIVRRRRDGGGAPTIFQPVPTADLAKMVWRLALSQTPYHDPADQPLPAWAQIWMRAYDNGADMTTFARSSSTTER, encoded by the coding sequence GTGACCGACCTCATCGTCCGCAAGATCGGATGGGAGTTCGACGCGTCAGTGCCGTTCATGTGGCAGCCGGCCAACCCGAATTTCGGACTGTTCTGCAATGCGTTCACGTTCATCGCGGTGCCCTTCGAGCGCTACATCGTCAGTGCGGTGCGGATGGCCGCTGACCGGTTGGCCGAAAGTCCCGGCGTCGCGGAGGAAGCCGAGGGGTTCCTCAAGCAGGAAGCCCAGCATGCCGCCGCGCATCGCAAGCACATGCTCGCGCTGATCGACCGATACCCCGACCTCGAGCAGTGCTACGCTGACGCCTGCGCGGCCTACGACGAGCTGCTGAGGAACGAGCCGGTCGCCTTCCACCTCGCCTACGTCGCCAACCTCGAAGCCACGTTCACCCCGCTGTTCAAAGTTATTCTCGACCACCGTGATTCGCTGTTCGGCGGGGGCGATGTCCGGGTCGCCTCGCTGATGATGTGGCACTTCGTCGAGGAGATCGAGCACCGCAGTTCGGGGCTGATCCTGTGCAATCACGTCAACCCCCACCCGTGGTCCCGCGTCAAGCACATCAAGAGGACGTTCAGCCATGTCGCCGCCATCGCGGACGCGATCGCGACGGTGTTCGACGAGGTCGTCCCGATCGAGGATCGCGGCGTCTCCACCCGCGAGTTGTTGTCCGGCGACTTTCTGACCGGTGAACTCAAACACCGCCTGCCCATCGTGCGCCGCCGACGCGACGGCGGGGGAGCACCCACGATCTTCCAACCGGTGCCGACCGCCGACCTGGCGAAAATGGTATGGCGACTGGCGCTTTCGCAGACGCCGTACCACGATCCGGCCGATCAGCCGCTGCCCGCGTGGGCGCAGATCTGGATGCGCGCCTACGACAACGGCGCAGATATGACGACGTTCGCCCGGTCGTCGTCCACCACGGAAAGGTGA